One region of Halohasta litchfieldiae genomic DNA includes:
- a CDS encoding DUF7545 family protein encodes MVDTETYTIEGPSGDTDSVELPAGLVDTLAEQGEEPTQVISDIVVQALAQHSHALVHHSQGETPQDLVDINETMEELFEDRFGMPLADAMGHDH; translated from the coding sequence ATGGTCGACACAGAAACCTACACCATCGAAGGACCGAGCGGCGACACAGACAGCGTTGAACTCCCAGCCGGATTGGTCGACACACTCGCCGAGCAGGGCGAGGAGCCGACACAGGTCATCAGCGATATCGTCGTGCAGGCACTCGCCCAGCACTCACACGCGCTGGTCCACCACTCACAGGGCGAGACGCCACAGGATCTCGTCGACATCAACGAGACAATGGAAGAGCTCTTCGAGGACCGCTTCGGCATGCCGCTGGCGGATGCGATGGGCCACGACCACTAA
- a CDS encoding SRPBCC family protein yields the protein MDTIVVSTVVYEEPEAIYEVLIDFPRYANYSDYLTGVDTLRGDGSVGTQYALNFAWWKLNYTAHSEVVDVEPPTQIDWRVIKDINANGQWRVDRRESLPANAPDDATVACDVSLRIDFDPNSADSDAVSLPRLVSMGWVLKKVIPLIKGEAEQVIQRAVTDVEGRQRDVEFTVQSESDYL from the coding sequence GTGGATACAATCGTCGTCAGTACGGTGGTCTACGAGGAGCCGGAGGCGATCTACGAGGTGCTGATCGATTTCCCTCGGTATGCGAACTATTCAGACTATCTGACCGGCGTCGACACCCTTCGCGGCGACGGCTCGGTCGGCACCCAGTACGCGCTCAACTTCGCGTGGTGGAAGTTGAACTATACGGCCCACTCGGAGGTCGTCGACGTTGAGCCACCCACTCAAATCGACTGGCGAGTAATCAAGGATATCAACGCCAACGGTCAGTGGCGGGTCGACCGACGTGAGTCGCTCCCGGCGAACGCACCCGACGATGCCACGGTCGCCTGTGATGTCTCCCTGCGGATCGATTTCGACCCCAACTCGGCGGATTCCGATGCCGTGAGCCTTCCGCGACTCGTCTCGATGGGGTGGGTTCTCAAGAAGGTGATCCCACTGATCAAAGGCGAGGCCGAACAGGTCATTCAGCGCGCCGTAACCGATGTCGAGGGTCGACAGCGGGACGTCGAGTTCACCGTGCAATCCGAATCCGACTATCTGTAG
- the trkA gene encoding Trk system potassium transporter TrkA, translating into MKVLIIGAGQVGESIAGDLDNSHDVTVVEQSPDRAEELAFSYDVLTVTGDGTEAETLTEAGIESADMVIASTDNDETNIVACSTADALGDAFTIARIKQTKYLNTWELSSGAFGIDDMVCTNLLTAESIVRVVGLPAAVDVDPFAGGQVQMAEFEISDECPVADQTVQEADRYDSLTFAALIRAGDVIIPDGSTLIEAGDRVVVIGSSDSVTTFADALSPDHSTGSDEEVAIIGGSEIGYHLARLLGERGFKPRLIEQDPERARELAEGLPQTTVMESDATDIEFLEREHIGDADIVVAALESDEKNLLVSLLAERLGTDRTVAVIDTPAYVELFETVGIDVAINPRVVVAEEITQLTQSGVTENVALIETDKAEVIEIEVTEDSILANRTILESTADLPDGVVIGAITRDREFVTPRGDTEIHPGDHVVVFVDAAAIDETTKKL; encoded by the coding sequence ATGAAGGTCCTGATTATCGGTGCCGGTCAGGTCGGCGAAAGTATCGCGGGAGATCTGGATAACAGCCACGATGTTACGGTTGTCGAACAGTCCCCAGACCGAGCCGAAGAACTCGCGTTTTCCTACGATGTACTGACTGTCACTGGCGACGGGACCGAAGCCGAGACGCTCACCGAGGCTGGCATCGAGTCCGCCGATATGGTGATCGCAAGCACCGACAACGACGAAACCAACATCGTCGCCTGTTCGACCGCTGATGCACTCGGTGATGCGTTCACCATCGCGCGGATCAAACAGACCAAATATCTCAACACCTGGGAGCTCTCCAGCGGCGCGTTCGGCATCGACGATATGGTGTGTACGAACCTGTTGACCGCCGAATCCATCGTTCGTGTGGTCGGGCTTCCTGCCGCCGTCGACGTCGACCCCTTCGCGGGTGGCCAAGTCCAGATGGCCGAATTCGAGATCAGCGACGAGTGTCCGGTTGCCGACCAGACCGTTCAGGAGGCCGACCGTTACGACTCGCTGACGTTCGCGGCGCTGATCCGTGCAGGCGATGTGATTATCCCTGACGGGTCGACCCTGATCGAGGCTGGAGATCGGGTCGTCGTGATCGGGAGTTCCGACAGTGTCACCACCTTTGCCGATGCGCTGTCGCCGGACCATTCGACCGGCAGCGACGAGGAGGTCGCGATCATCGGCGGTAGCGAGATTGGCTACCATCTCGCCCGACTGCTGGGTGAGCGTGGCTTCAAACCGCGGCTGATCGAACAGGACCCCGAGCGGGCCCGCGAGCTGGCCGAAGGGTTACCACAGACCACGGTAATGGAGTCCGACGCCACTGACATTGAATTCTTGGAACGCGAACATATCGGCGATGCGGATATCGTCGTTGCGGCGCTCGAAAGCGACGAAAAGAACTTGCTTGTCTCGTTGTTGGCCGAACGACTCGGCACCGACCGCACGGTGGCAGTCATTGATACCCCGGCCTACGTCGAACTGTTCGAAACGGTCGGCATCGATGTCGCCATCAACCCACGTGTGGTCGTCGCCGAGGAGATCACCCAGCTAACTCAGTCCGGCGTCACCGAAAACGTTGCGCTCATCGAGACTGACAAGGCCGAAGTCATCGAAATCGAAGTCACCGAAGACAGCATTTTGGCCAACCGAACGATCCTCGAGTCGACCGCTGATCTCCCTGATGGCGTTGTCATCGGTGCGATCACACGCGACCGCGAGTTCGTCACCCCGCGTGGTGACACCGAGATCCATCCCGGCGATCACGTCGTCGTCTTCGTCGACGCCGCGGCTATCGACGAAACCACCAAAAAACTGTAA
- a CDS encoding ABC transporter permease: MSVQTDTGNSTDSVWASDARRYLRGLGGLAVFLVVWWVGALLTQPSYLIPTPTESAVAFSELFTTSTEIVVPVVDTNLVLPTGVAHLTETLFHYVPGLLIGAVCGIGLGLTMGWSGRLDDWLRPLIRLLRPIPPLAWIVFAIVWFGIHHTGAAFIVFVGAFWINFYGAYGGVEGVSSELTDAASTLGVDRDLSMLKLVALPSAAPQILTGFRTSIGRCWMIVVGAELFGAPGVGYEIINASNNLAMDTSVAYMLLISLAFLCMDVGFRLFERRLLTWR; encoded by the coding sequence ATGAGCGTTCAGACCGACACTGGAAACAGTACGGATTCCGTGTGGGCCAGTGACGCTCGGCGGTATCTCCGCGGCCTCGGAGGACTGGCCGTCTTCCTCGTCGTCTGGTGGGTTGGTGCCTTGCTCACCCAGCCGTCGTATCTAATTCCGACCCCGACCGAGTCGGCGGTGGCGTTCAGTGAGTTGTTCACAACGTCGACCGAAATCGTCGTCCCAGTTGTCGACACGAATCTTGTATTGCCAACTGGTGTGGCACATCTCACCGAAACACTGTTTCACTACGTTCCGGGGCTGCTCATCGGTGCGGTCTGTGGGATCGGCCTCGGATTGACCATGGGGTGGAGCGGCAGGCTCGACGACTGGCTACGACCGCTGATTCGGCTGCTCCGTCCGATTCCACCGCTTGCGTGGATCGTCTTCGCCATCGTCTGGTTCGGCATCCACCACACTGGCGCGGCATTTATCGTTTTCGTCGGTGCCTTCTGGATCAATTTCTATGGGGCCTACGGTGGCGTTGAGGGTGTGTCCAGTGAATTAACGGACGCCGCCTCGACGCTTGGCGTCGACAGAGATCTCTCGATGCTGAAACTCGTCGCCCTGCCGAGTGCAGCTCCACAGATCCTGACTGGGTTCCGGACTTCGATCGGTCGGTGTTGGATGATCGTGGTCGGCGCGGAGCTGTTCGGCGCGCCAGGCGTAGGGTACGAGATCATTAACGCCTCGAACAACCTCGCGATGGACACCAGCGTCGCGTATATGCTGCTGATCAGTCTCGCGTTTCTCTGTATGGACGTTGGGTTCCGGCTGTTCGAACGGAGGCTGCTGACGTGGCGCTGA
- a CDS encoding metal ABC transporter permease, with protein MSTDIDPTDSTASGPLGRLRTRQTTRETVELVGIGIVGLLATLMLAFVGLYWLRDLPLLSTAYEQFRIAGRLLDLYLGTNIFKHPFMWQSLSTGVLIGIVAPLVGAFLVHREMALIGETLAHAAFAGVAISLLFNSFTGWDGSLLVGALIVGVIGALIVQWLADRTQTYGDVPIAIMLSGSFALGTLLISYGPGQTSFSIESLLYGSIAVVTPDGTRLMALLSVCVIGAVVFNYKQLLFITFDEQAARVAQLPVDRYNTLLVVMTAVVVVGAMQVLGVILVAAMLVVPVAAASQVAVSFRETMYLSVLFGETAVLAGFVFSIYMSLPAGGSIVMAAIGIYLIAITVSKNGVTAMSTR; from the coding sequence ATGAGTACTGACATCGACCCCACAGACAGCACCGCATCCGGGCCGCTCGGTCGACTCCGAACCCGACAGACGACCCGCGAGACGGTCGAACTCGTCGGCATCGGCATCGTCGGCCTGCTCGCGACGCTCATGCTCGCGTTTGTCGGTCTCTACTGGCTTCGTGATCTCCCCCTGCTGTCGACAGCCTACGAACAGTTCCGGATCGCCGGTCGACTGCTGGATCTGTATCTCGGGACGAACATCTTCAAACATCCCTTCATGTGGCAGTCGCTGTCGACCGGGGTGCTGATCGGAATCGTCGCCCCACTCGTCGGGGCGTTTCTCGTCCACCGTGAGATGGCACTGATCGGTGAAACGCTGGCCCACGCGGCTTTCGCGGGTGTCGCCATCAGCCTGCTGTTTAATTCGTTCACGGGCTGGGATGGCTCGCTGCTGGTCGGCGCGCTGATCGTCGGCGTCATCGGCGCACTGATCGTCCAGTGGCTCGCCGACCGGACCCAGACGTACGGCGACGTACCGATTGCGATCATGCTCAGCGGCAGTTTCGCCCTCGGGACGCTGCTGATCAGCTACGGTCCCGGACAGACGAGTTTCAGTATCGAGAGCCTGCTGTACGGCAGTATCGCAGTTGTGACACCCGACGGGACGCGGCTCATGGCGCTTTTAAGTGTCTGTGTCATCGGCGCAGTGGTCTTCAACTACAAGCAGTTGCTGTTCATCACGTTTGACGAGCAGGCCGCCCGTGTCGCCCAACTGCCGGTCGACCGCTACAACACGCTGTTGGTCGTGATGACGGCGGTTGTCGTCGTCGGTGCGATGCAGGTGCTTGGCGTGATTTTAGTCGCCGCGATGCTCGTCGTTCCGGTAGCGGCGGCCTCGCAGGTCGCGGTCTCCTTCCGGGAGACGATGTATCTCTCGGTGCTGTTCGGCGAGACCGCAGTGCTGGCCGGCTTCGTGTTCTCTATTTATATGAGCCTGCCCGCCGGCGGCTCGATTGTAATGGCCGCAATCGGGATCTATTTGATTGCGATTACGGTCTCGAAAAACGGCGTGACCGCGATGTCGACCCGCTGA
- a CDS encoding metal ABC transporter substrate-binding protein, which translates to MNLTRRNALKSGAGVLTVGGLAGCLDDVDASQGEFDSAYAAFFALWDWSQAVAGEEATIENPVEFGQLGHGWEPDGDLPREVASTSAFVYFDTPEFSWAQDLAATLESDYGTVAAIDGLAGLESQMLESNHDHGGEEGEHEDEHHDEHNETTTEDTHDEHNETTEDYHEEDGEHHEDEHNETTEDHHEEDGEHHEDEHNEETDRGQLDPHVWVDPVLAQEIVTTICDGFVEIDPDNTETYEANAVAYNERLADLDSQFQQVVTEGDQSTVVLASHSSFGYVEARYGFDIHTVTGVSPDATPDSSQIAETVELVDSNGIDVILYDRFESDRLANTIVENSTATETMPVTAAAGTTQEWSDDGWGYIDQLEQVTIPAFRRALGAE; encoded by the coding sequence ATGAACCTGACTCGACGGAACGCGCTCAAGAGTGGTGCTGGAGTACTCACAGTCGGTGGACTGGCTGGCTGTCTCGACGACGTCGACGCCAGCCAAGGGGAGTTCGACTCGGCGTATGCGGCCTTTTTTGCGCTGTGGGACTGGTCCCAAGCGGTCGCCGGAGAGGAGGCGACAATCGAGAACCCCGTCGAGTTCGGCCAGTTGGGTCACGGCTGGGAACCGGATGGCGATCTGCCGCGGGAGGTCGCCTCGACGAGTGCTTTCGTCTATTTCGACACGCCGGAGTTCTCGTGGGCTCAAGACCTCGCTGCGACACTCGAATCGGACTACGGGACCGTCGCGGCCATTGACGGCCTCGCCGGACTCGAATCGCAGATGCTCGAAAGCAATCACGACCACGGCGGCGAAGAAGGAGAGCACGAGGATGAGCATCACGACGAACACAACGAGACCACTACAGAGGACACTCACGACGAACACAACGAAACCACAGAAGATTATCACGAGGAGGATGGCGAACACCACGAGGACGAACACAACGAAACTACAGAAGACCACCACGAGGAGGATGGCGAACACCACGAGGACGAACACAACGAAGAGACAGACCGCGGCCAACTCGATCCCCACGTCTGGGTCGACCCGGTGCTCGCCCAAGAGATCGTGACGACGATCTGTGACGGATTCGTCGAGATCGATCCGGACAACACCGAAACCTACGAGGCCAACGCGGTCGCCTACAACGAGCGACTGGCCGACCTCGATTCGCAGTTCCAGCAGGTCGTCACAGAGGGCGACCAGTCGACTGTCGTCCTCGCCAGCCACTCCTCGTTCGGCTACGTCGAAGCGCGGTACGGCTTCGATATCCACACCGTGACGGGGGTCTCGCCGGATGCGACGCCGGATTCCTCACAGATTGCCGAGACAGTAGAGCTCGTCGACAGCAATGGTATCGATGTGATTCTGTACGACCGGTTCGAATCCGACCGACTCGCCAACACAATCGTCGAAAACAGCACCGCAACCGAGACGATGCCGGTCACTGCGGCCGCCGGAACGACCCAAGAGTGGAGCGACGACGGCTGGGGCTACATCGACCAGCTAGAACAGGTCACGATTCCGGCGTTCCGCCGGGCACTCGGCGCGGAATAA
- a CDS encoding metal ABC transporter ATP-binding protein encodes MSPVISLDNVTFTYGEKVAVRDITLDVEAGEFLGLIGPNGSGKTTLLHLMLGLHEPDSGHVELFGEPVGEFDDGQRIGYVSQQSTSQSGSMPVTVRENVTMGRFAHVGHSRLTDHDRKTVQEALETVGITDLAERRMNELSGGQRQRAYIARALASEADLLALDEPTVGVDAESRDAFYKLLDDLNADGITIILIEHDIGVVTDRANRIACINTELFHHGDTESFVESNALTEAYGVSGRVVHHDH; translated from the coding sequence GTGAGTCCGGTCATTAGTCTCGACAATGTAACGTTTACCTACGGCGAGAAGGTCGCCGTCAGAGACATTACTCTCGATGTCGAAGCCGGGGAGTTTCTGGGCCTGATCGGCCCAAACGGCTCGGGCAAAACGACGCTCCTCCATCTCATGTTGGGGCTTCACGAACCCGACAGCGGGCACGTCGAGCTATTCGGCGAGCCAGTGGGTGAGTTCGACGACGGCCAACGCATCGGCTACGTCTCCCAGCAGTCGACGAGCCAGTCGGGGTCGATGCCGGTCACAGTCCGTGAAAACGTCACCATGGGTCGCTTTGCCCACGTCGGCCACTCGCGGCTCACCGACCACGACCGCAAAACGGTCCAAGAGGCCCTCGAAACCGTTGGCATCACCGACCTCGCCGAGCGACGGATGAACGAGCTTTCGGGTGGTCAACGTCAGCGAGCCTACATCGCCCGCGCGCTCGCTTCGGAGGCCGACCTGCTGGCCCTCGACGAGCCGACAGTGGGCGTCGACGCCGAATCCCGCGACGCCTTTTATAAATTACTCGACGATCTCAACGCCGACGGGATCACGATAATCCTCATCGAGCACGATATCGGCGTCGTCACCGACCGGGCCAACCGCATCGCCTGTATCAACACTGAACTGTTCCACCACGGCGATACCGAATCGTTCGTCGAAAGCAACGCCCTCACCGAAGCCTACGGCGTTTCGGGCCGCGTCGTCCACCACGATCACTGA
- a CDS encoding glycosyltransferase — MSESLGIVVPAYDPDIEALLAYIEDIRAILDPSTVRVELDTPSDAVASRIEPVVDELNVATQRRGKGGAVMDGFDGLSTDILAFADADGSVPASSLATIVDHVRGETADVSIGSRRHPDSEIVDHQTVGRRFLGDVFAFTARQLLPTKCYDYQCGAKALRAEAWDEIGHHCYESGFAWDLEFVSVAGSLGYGITEVPVEWEDHPDSTVDPVWTTVELGRALLDVRRRANAISDSPRYRDIQPTPRSKLTYTGNNGD, encoded by the coding sequence ATGAGTGAGTCACTCGGCATCGTAGTTCCCGCCTACGATCCGGATATTGAGGCTCTTTTGGCGTATATCGAGGATATTCGAGCAATACTCGATCCGTCGACGGTTCGGGTTGAGCTCGACACCCCAAGCGACGCCGTCGCCTCTCGGATCGAGCCAGTCGTCGACGAGCTAAACGTCGCAACGCAGCGGCGTGGCAAGGGCGGCGCGGTCATGGACGGCTTCGACGGTCTTTCGACGGATATTCTTGCGTTCGCCGACGCCGATGGATCGGTGCCCGCCTCGTCGCTGGCCACCATCGTCGACCACGTCCGCGGGGAAACCGCCGACGTGAGTATCGGGTCGCGCCGCCATCCCGACTCGGAGATCGTCGACCACCAGACGGTCGGCCGGCGGTTCCTCGGCGACGTCTTCGCTTTCACCGCACGGCAACTGCTCCCGACGAAATGCTACGACTACCAGTGTGGCGCGAAGGCACTGCGGGCCGAGGCCTGGGACGAAATCGGCCACCACTGCTACGAGTCTGGGTTCGCCTGGGATCTGGAGTTCGTCTCGGTGGCGGGCTCGCTGGGCTACGGGATCACTGAAGTCCCCGTCGAGTGGGAAGACCACCCCGACTCGACGGTCGACCCGGTGTGGACCACAGTCGAACTCGGACGGGCGCTCCTAGACGTTCGGCGGCGGGCAAACGCCATTTCGGACAGCCCCCGGTATCGGGACATCCAGCCGACCCCCCGGTCGAAGCTCACCTACACCGGGAACAATGGCGACTGA
- a CDS encoding transposase, whose translation MATETLALFEHLEFDFLEEFDVFAPARRGRTRDHHPPALFRAFLHCYYKNVYGIRPVTRELQNTVVWLSCGFDRPPSRDAVDRFLTDLEHVVDEVFDRLVEQAACRGLLDLTYSIDSTDVRTMPADQDASKGYDPTAEEYYHGYGCTIVSTGQKIPIAAEFTESKQAPEETAMRVTCDALAVEKPIWMLGDSAYDTLGWHDHLLAAGVVPVAPYNARNTDDPKDIEYRVEARIDEHSEDVQLKQSTLDETYNRRSGVERTNDAVKDCGLGHVRARGRVHARAQVFLALCLRLVIAITNDERGDNPGSTVITL comes from the coding sequence ATGGCGACCGAGACGCTCGCGTTGTTCGAGCATCTTGAGTTCGACTTTCTCGAAGAATTCGATGTGTTCGCCCCCGCTCGCCGGGGGCGAACACGAGATCATCACCCACCAGCACTCTTCCGAGCGTTCCTGCACTGCTACTACAAGAACGTCTACGGCATCCGTCCAGTCACGCGAGAACTCCAGAACACGGTCGTCTGGCTCAGCTGTGGCTTCGATCGACCGCCGTCGAGAGACGCGGTCGATCGCTTCCTCACCGACCTCGAACACGTCGTCGACGAGGTCTTCGACCGCCTCGTCGAGCAGGCCGCCTGCCGCGGCCTGCTCGACTTGACCTACTCCATCGATTCCACCGACGTGAGGACGATGCCCGCCGACCAAGACGCGTCGAAAGGCTACGATCCAACCGCCGAAGAGTACTACCACGGCTACGGCTGTACGATCGTCTCGACCGGGCAAAAGATCCCGATTGCCGCGGAGTTCACCGAGAGCAAGCAAGCGCCAGAGGAGACGGCGATGCGCGTCACGTGTGACGCGCTCGCCGTCGAGAAACCGATCTGGATGCTTGGAGACAGCGCCTACGACACGCTCGGCTGGCACGACCACCTGCTGGCCGCAGGGGTCGTGCCAGTCGCTCCGTACAACGCACGAAACACCGACGATCCGAAAGACATCGAGTACAGGGTCGAAGCCCGCATCGACGAACACAGCGAGGACGTTCAGCTGAAGCAATCGACGCTAGACGAGACGTACAACCGCCGGAGTGGAGTCGAACGAACCAACGACGCCGTCAAGGACTGCGGCCTCGGGCACGTTCGCGCCCGAGGCCGCGTCCACGCACGAGCACAAGTGTTCCTCGCGCTGTGCCTTCGTCTCGTTATTGCGATCACCAACGACGAACGCGGAGACAATCCAGGAAGCACCGTCATCACGCTATGA
- a CDS encoding CmpA/NrtA family ABC transporter substrate-binding protein — translation MRGQISRRTIIRGLGTAAVATAGVAGCLDRSSGSVDSLTIAYVPIFPNMQHYVMEQRGYYDELPVEVSVERFNAGPSVVKAFASGDVDVALFGITPAMVLIDKGTAAGVLAANSRNGFKIMASTEVVDRFEQEGRGAFDSFERDTGRKLRVGAPPDGSVPDIVLRYWIEQDLGVGELESAITKSSVPPAKAVQTIQSGDIDATIIQEPFATIIDHQEGFSEITWSGNILKNHPVTVLFATQRVIEHSEVSQALVDQHVRATEFIAASPEAASVEAASVIGSGVSESLASEAMGSRASDFVSDPHSITDQASTMTDFVAEVGNIAAPVSTADLFAFDAYDATQQ, via the coding sequence GTGAGAGGCCAAATCAGTCGACGAACGATTATCCGCGGGCTTGGTACAGCCGCAGTCGCGACTGCAGGCGTTGCTGGTTGTCTAGATCGGAGCAGTGGCTCGGTCGACTCGCTCACCATCGCTTATGTCCCGATCTTCCCGAACATGCAACACTACGTGATGGAACAACGAGGCTACTACGACGAACTCCCAGTGGAGGTCAGCGTTGAGCGGTTCAACGCCGGCCCAAGCGTCGTCAAAGCGTTTGCTAGCGGCGATGTCGACGTGGCGCTGTTCGGAATCACGCCCGCGATGGTGCTCATTGATAAAGGGACTGCGGCGGGCGTGTTGGCGGCCAACTCCCGTAACGGGTTCAAAATCATGGCGTCGACCGAGGTTGTCGACCGATTCGAGCAAGAAGGCCGGGGAGCCTTCGACTCCTTCGAGCGCGACACCGGCCGCAAACTCCGGGTCGGTGCCCCACCCGACGGGAGCGTCCCCGATATCGTGCTTCGGTACTGGATCGAACAGGATCTCGGTGTAGGCGAACTGGAGTCCGCGATCACGAAGTCGTCGGTACCACCCGCGAAGGCAGTCCAGACGATCCAGTCGGGCGACATCGACGCAACGATCATCCAAGAGCCGTTTGCGACGATCATCGACCACCAAGAGGGGTTCAGCGAGATCACGTGGTCCGGCAATATCCTCAAAAACCACCCGGTGACGGTACTGTTTGCCACCCAGCGAGTCATCGAGCACAGCGAGGTTTCACAGGCGCTTGTCGACCAACACGTGCGGGCGACCGAGTTCATTGCTGCGTCACCGGAGGCTGCTTCCGTTGAGGCTGCGTCGGTCATCGGCTCCGGCGTGAGCGAGAGCCTTGCCAGCGAGGCGATGGGTTCGCGTGCGTCGGATTTCGTCTCCGATCCGCATTCGATCACCGACCAAGCCTCGACGATGACCGACTTTGTCGCCGAGGTTGGCAACATCGCCGCGCCAGTGTCGACAGCTGACCTCTTTGCCTTCGACGCCTACGACGCCACGCAACAATGA
- a CDS encoding DolP-mannose mannosyltransferase: MREYAGSMPRSRTALYEQVDTHWFRILLLGSMLLVSVATILRFADNPFYVNKDSALFQHAGWSILNGADLYIDIWDLKPPLIYFVTVGLAALSFGNMAVLHVLSVIVAVGTIVAGITLVGVLTHRLTNDGFASVVAGLTMFILTSVYSFPYAGIRPKYFVFLCGVGALLLAVDDRPFLAGAAGAAAAGFWQLGAPIALLVVGMSLQRNGRDGMWRAIGGGLTVTVLTVAPFVLQGHTTALFVEAVLAPIYGVEGYTVVGRLLMFVIQIGYGVLIVPFAIYGWGQAIVDDYTEYWWVAAGGVIYSYQLFLEFQGAIELILLFMFLALGVGLLVSYSSTPSRRSVIAGCVVLLVVTSGYWNLAWAISGSPEPPLQNAVEDEHDRWDVPKYDSLPEDPEGWPSMETIYWEKLQPDQCHYRLGLKQQYFEQETGGTLYKSTCGQWPFEEPPAEWLLGSLSPF; this comes from the coding sequence ATGCGAGAGTACGCCGGGTCGATGCCACGGAGTCGGACAGCGCTCTACGAGCAGGTCGACACCCACTGGTTTCGGATACTGTTGCTCGGCTCGATGCTGCTGGTATCTGTGGCGACCATACTCAGGTTTGCGGACAACCCCTTTTATGTGAACAAGGATTCGGCGCTGTTCCAGCACGCGGGGTGGTCGATCCTCAACGGGGCTGATCTCTACATCGACATCTGGGACCTCAAACCGCCGTTGATCTACTTCGTGACGGTCGGTCTGGCGGCGCTCTCGTTCGGCAATATGGCGGTGCTGCACGTCCTCAGCGTTATCGTCGCGGTCGGAACAATTGTCGCCGGAATCACGCTCGTCGGCGTGTTGACCCACCGGCTGACCAACGATGGCTTTGCCAGCGTCGTTGCCGGCCTGACCATGTTTATACTGACCTCTGTGTACTCGTTTCCGTACGCCGGAATCCGGCCGAAGTATTTCGTCTTCCTCTGTGGCGTCGGGGCGCTCCTATTGGCGGTCGACGACCGACCGTTTCTCGCCGGTGCGGCGGGCGCGGCGGCCGCCGGCTTCTGGCAACTCGGCGCGCCCATCGCGCTGCTCGTCGTCGGGATGAGCCTTCAGCGCAACGGCCGGGACGGGATGTGGAGAGCAATCGGTGGCGGGCTGACCGTGACGGTGCTTACTGTCGCTCCATTCGTGCTACAGGGCCACACGACCGCATTGTTCGTCGAGGCCGTCCTCGCACCGATCTATGGCGTCGAGGGGTACACCGTAGTCGGTCGACTGCTCATGTTCGTGATTCAGATCGGTTACGGCGTGTTGATTGTCCCGTTTGCGATCTATGGCTGGGGACAAGCCATTGTCGACGACTACACCGAGTACTGGTGGGTGGCTGCTGGCGGCGTGATCTACAGCTACCAACTGTTCTTGGAGTTCCAGGGCGCTATCGAACTCATTTTGCTGTTCATGTTCCTTGCGTTGGGTGTCGGGCTGCTCGTCTCCTACAGCTCGACGCCCTCTCGCCGGTCGGTGATCGCCGGCTGTGTCGTCCTGCTGGTCGTGACAAGCGGCTACTGGAACCTCGCGTGGGCGATCTCGGGTTCCCCCGAACCACCGCTGCAGAACGCGGTCGAAGACGAACACGACCGGTGGGACGTACCGAAATACGACTCGCTGCCAGAGGACCCCGAGGGGTGGCCGTCGATGGAGACGATCTACTGGGAGAAACTCCAGCCCGACCAGTGTCACTACCGGTTAGGACTCAAACAGCAGTACTTCGAGCAGGAGACAGGGGGTACTCTTTATAAGTCGACCTGTGGACAGTGGCCCTTCGAGGAGCCACCCGCAGAGTGGCTCCTCGGCAGCCTCTCGCCGTTCTGA
- a CDS encoding GtrA family protein, with the protein MATESPLAALAHRARIGKFVSVGALGATIETAIVALLTTTAGFGPLAAKAVGAEVSISTMFVVNDQWTFAESGKLGVGAFARRWVRSHLVRAVGLGVGFAVLYVLTSVVEFSLPVAGLELWPTVANVIGIGVGMVFNYVAESLFTWRVD; encoded by the coding sequence ATGGCGACTGAGTCGCCGCTGGCGGCGCTGGCCCATCGCGCCCGGATCGGGAAGTTCGTCTCGGTTGGCGCCCTCGGGGCGACCATCGAGACCGCTATCGTCGCCCTGCTGACCACGACCGCGGGCTTCGGACCGCTGGCCGCGAAAGCCGTCGGCGCGGAGGTCTCGATCTCGACGATGTTCGTCGTCAACGACCAGTGGACCTTTGCCGAGAGCGGCAAACTCGGAGTGGGTGCGTTCGCTCGACGCTGGGTGAGATCTCACCTCGTTCGGGCGGTTGGGCTCGGCGTCGGCTTCGCCGTCCTCTACGTGCTGACGAGCGTCGTCGAGTTCTCGCTGCCGGTGGCTGGCCTCGAACTGTGGCCGACAGTCGCGAACGTGATCGGGATCGGCGTCGGAATGGTGTTCAACTACGTCGCCGAGAGCCTCTTTACGTGGCGCGTCGACTGA